The Acidobacteriota bacterium genome has a segment encoding these proteins:
- the asnB gene encoding asparagine synthase (glutamine-hydrolyzing), translated as MCGISGWLLRPGTARDDSHLVAMADAIEHRGPDDRGYYFDRERGVAFGHNRLSIIDLSPAGHQPMASEDGLFVLSYNGELYNFLDLRRELEGLGHQFHSRTDSEVVLHGFIQWGPACLDRFNGMFAFAIWSAGESKLFLARDPLGMKPLYYAALPSDQGFVFASEIKAFLALPDFKVHINRDALDQFLEFGYTFDDHATSLEGVFKLPPGHSMEVVEGAAFQPKAFFTPPAPDASEMGAREQELYETLSKVVAQHLIADVPVGLLLSGGLDSSILAALAARHTRITTISMGFAQSAIDERPRARAVANHIGSDHREITIHPHEISEDLEEIAWYFDDLFADWGTVSTRLMYKKCRELGIKVVLVGEGSDELFGGYPIFDAAMSARGPMTWKLFQLYRRYAGRRYGSHFAKFAAIMRRHLGESNGDLFNAVRLFESRNQLPNNYVMKVDKASMSVSVEARAPFLDRRVAELAYRTPAHCLLKDGANKYLLRSMAERFELLPIETTRREKFGASIAASWMDESEKFRDYARQVILDRNGWVDELGLRAAMTDYFNGKRQGYSFPRAISIFSNLAWRLLLLNLWSRRYVGV; from the coding sequence ATGTGCGGCATTAGCGGTTGGCTTCTTAGACCAGGGACTGCGCGCGACGATAGCCACTTAGTCGCCATGGCCGACGCCATCGAGCATCGCGGACCCGATGATCGAGGCTACTACTTCGATCGCGAGCGCGGTGTCGCCTTCGGACACAATCGGCTGAGCATCATTGACCTCTCTCCAGCCGGGCACCAACCGATGGCAAGCGAGGACGGGCTCTTCGTTCTTAGCTACAATGGCGAGCTTTACAACTTCCTCGACTTGAGACGGGAGCTTGAAGGGCTGGGGCATCAGTTTCACTCGCGCACTGATAGCGAAGTCGTGCTGCACGGTTTCATTCAATGGGGACCGGCGTGCCTGGATCGCTTCAACGGAATGTTTGCGTTTGCGATCTGGTCGGCCGGCGAGAGTAAGCTCTTTCTCGCGCGCGACCCGTTAGGCATGAAGCCGCTGTACTACGCGGCATTGCCGAGTGATCAAGGCTTCGTCTTCGCCTCCGAGATCAAAGCGTTTCTGGCGCTGCCCGATTTCAAGGTTCACATCAATCGCGATGCACTCGACCAGTTCCTGGAGTTCGGCTACACCTTTGACGATCATGCAACGTCGCTTGAAGGCGTCTTCAAGCTTCCACCCGGTCACTCGATGGAAGTGGTCGAGGGCGCCGCTTTTCAGCCCAAGGCTTTCTTCACGCCGCCTGCGCCCGATGCGAGCGAGATGGGTGCCCGCGAACAGGAGCTTTATGAAACGCTTTCGAAAGTAGTCGCCCAGCACCTCATCGCCGATGTGCCGGTTGGCTTGCTGCTCTCGGGCGGGCTCGACTCCAGCATACTCGCCGCGCTCGCAGCCCGTCACACGCGCATAACAACGATCAGCATGGGCTTTGCTCAATCCGCGATCGACGAGCGCCCGCGCGCGCGCGCGGTCGCTAATCACATTGGGTCCGATCATCGAGAGATCACAATTCATCCGCACGAGATCAGCGAAGACCTTGAAGAGATCGCCTGGTACTTCGACGATCTGTTCGCCGACTGGGGAACGGTTTCAACGCGATTGATGTACAAGAAGTGCCGCGAGCTTGGAATCAAGGTGGTGCTGGTGGGCGAAGGATCGGATGAACTGTTCGGAGGCTACCCGATCTTCGACGCTGCAATGAGCGCTCGGGGACCGATGACGTGGAAGCTGTTCCAGCTCTACCGGCGTTACGCGGGCCGGCGCTACGGCAGTCACTTCGCGAAGTTCGCGGCAATTATGAGGCGACACCTCGGCGAGTCGAACGGCGATCTGTTCAACGCGGTGCGGCTGTTCGAATCTCGAAATCAACTGCCTAACAACTACGTGATGAAAGTGGACAAGGCGAGCATGTCGGTGAGCGTGGAGGCTCGCGCGCCGTTCCTCGACCGGCGAGTGGCCGAGCTGGCTTATCGCACACCGGCGCATTGCCTGTTGAAGGATGGCGCCAACAAATACTTATTGCGTTCGATGGCCGAGCGGTTCGAGTTGCTGCCTATTGAGACAACGCGGCGCGAGAAGTTCGGGGCGTCGATCGCGGCATCGTGGATGGACGAGTCTGAAAAGTTTCGCGACTATGCTCGACAAGTGATCCTGGATCGCAACGGCTGGGTCGATGAGCTCGGGCTGCGTGCTGCGATGACCGATTACTTCAACGGCAAGCGGCAGGGGTACTCATTCCCGCGCGCGATCAGCATCTTCAGCAACCTTGCATGGAGGCTACTGCTTTTGAATCTTTGGTCCAGAAGGTACGTAGGAGTATGA
- a CDS encoding glycosyltransferase family 2 protein — MNTNKPCLTVVIPALNEEEAIGGTISRCLAASAEICEAGGISEVEIIVVSDGSTDRTVEIAHDLADRNPQVKLIVFDHNRGYGAAIKEGFNSGKGDLLAFVDADGTCDPRFFGELCSAMRGEEADIALGSRMGPGSHMPRVRRLGNRIFALVLGFLSGEAVTDTASGMRVIRRQALAKLYPLPDGLHFTPAMSARAVMQRLRIIELPMAYSERVGVSKLRAVTDGLRFLRAIVDAVLFYRPARVFTLCFSLCALGVLLLAISPAEFYLRNHYFEEWMIYRFVVGLLLGAIGFTLLCAAVIADELFELTNKRRRWNSFGSQLLYQVFSKASLLTISALSVLVSVVLVWPGVVEYFTTRHVTLHWSRVIVAAFGFLIATECVVTASLLRIVGLWKDFLASSQKSIEVAAEHKVEAATPLEEARHS; from the coding sequence ATGAATACCAACAAGCCTTGCTTGACCGTAGTCATCCCTGCATTGAATGAAGAAGAAGCCATCGGCGGCACGATCTCCAGATGCCTCGCCGCAAGCGCGGAGATATGCGAGGCGGGCGGCATCAGCGAGGTCGAGATCATTGTGGTCAGCGACGGCTCGACCGATCGCACTGTCGAGATCGCGCACGACCTCGCCGATCGCAACCCGCAGGTCAAACTTATCGTGTTCGACCACAACCGAGGTTACGGCGCGGCGATCAAGGAAGGCTTCAACAGCGGCAAAGGTGATCTGCTCGCGTTCGTCGACGCGGACGGAACCTGCGATCCGCGCTTCTTTGGCGAACTATGCTCGGCGATGCGAGGCGAAGAGGCCGACATTGCGTTAGGTTCGCGGATGGGGCCAGGCAGTCACATGCCACGAGTGCGTCGCCTGGGCAATAGAATCTTCGCTCTGGTGCTTGGCTTTCTGAGCGGTGAAGCAGTCACCGATACGGCGAGCGGGATGCGAGTCATTCGCCGCCAAGCGCTCGCCAAGCTGTACCCGCTGCCTGACGGACTGCACTTCACTCCGGCCATGAGCGCGCGTGCCGTCATGCAAAGGCTGAGAATCATCGAACTCCCGATGGCTTATTCCGAACGCGTCGGCGTGAGCAAGCTGCGCGCGGTGACGGACGGGCTTCGGTTCCTTCGCGCGATTGTCGACGCAGTGTTGTTCTATCGTCCAGCCCGAGTGTTCACGCTGTGTTTCAGCCTTTGCGCGCTTGGCGTTTTGCTGCTGGCGATTTCGCCTGCCGAGTTCTATTTGCGAAATCACTACTTCGAAGAATGGATGATCTATCGTTTCGTTGTTGGTCTGCTTTTGGGCGCGATAGGGTTCACGCTCTTGTGCGCGGCGGTGATCGCTGACGAGCTTTTCGAATTGACCAACAAACGGCGCCGTTGGAATAGCTTCGGCAGCCAGCTTCTATATCAGGTCTTCTCGAAGGCCTCGCTGCTCACAATCAGCGCGCTGTCGGTTCTGGTTTCGGTGGTGCTTGTGTGGCCCGGCGTCGTCGAGTACTTCACGACGCGGCACGTGACGCTGCACTGGTCACGCGTGATCGTAGCGGCGTTTGGATTCTTGATAGCTACGGAGTGCGTGGTCACCGCGAGTCTTCTGCGAATCGTCGGGTTGTGGAAGGACTTCCTGGCGTCCTCCCAGAAGTCGATCGAGGTGGCGGCAGAGCACAAGGTAGAGGCCGCCACGCCATTGGAAGAAGCGAGGCATAGTTAG
- a CDS encoding glycosyltransferase, which translates to MMEGVVSTIIPVHNRAGMLREAVASVLSQTYRPIEIIVVDDGSTDDTARVADQLVRTHPQEVHVIHQSNTGPGLAREAGRQAARGEFIQYLDSDDLLLPEKFEKQVAGLNANSQCGVSYGKTRLGRKGEASNTVAWKRTGERTETMFPSFLESRWWGTSTPLYRRRVTDQAGSWLDLRNEEDWEYDCRIATQAILLNYVAEFVSEERDHDEHRLSRGGTRDNRKLKDRAAAHALILTHAREAGIGAGAAEMQHFARELFLLSRQCGAAGLDEESKELFALARKASGEARGRGWDFELYSFFANVVGWNRAGKLACLSDRYRRA; encoded by the coding sequence ATGATGGAAGGTGTGGTCTCCACGATCATCCCGGTCCATAACCGCGCTGGGATGCTGCGCGAGGCTGTCGCCAGCGTACTTTCGCAAACCTATCGCCCGATCGAGATCATTGTCGTCGACGACGGCTCGACCGATGACACAGCGAGAGTCGCCGACCAGCTTGTGCGGACGCATCCACAAGAGGTTCACGTGATTCATCAGTCGAACACCGGGCCTGGGCTTGCGCGAGAAGCGGGACGCCAGGCGGCGCGCGGCGAGTTCATTCAGTACCTGGACAGCGACGACTTGCTGTTGCCCGAAAAGTTCGAGAAGCAAGTGGCGGGGCTCAATGCCAATTCCCAGTGCGGAGTTTCTTATGGCAAGACGAGATTGGGCAGAAAGGGCGAAGCCTCCAATACCGTCGCGTGGAAGCGCACCGGCGAACGGACCGAGACCATGTTTCCGTCCTTTCTCGAATCTCGCTGGTGGGGCACCTCGACGCCTCTGTACCGGAGGCGAGTGACGGATCAGGCCGGATCGTGGTTAGACCTGCGCAACGAAGAGGACTGGGAATACGATTGCCGGATCGCCACTCAGGCCATCCTCTTGAATTACGTGGCCGAGTTTGTTTCCGAAGAGAGGGACCACGACGAACACAGATTGAGCAGAGGAGGCACGCGCGACAACCGAAAGTTGAAGGATCGCGCGGCGGCGCACGCGCTCATTCTGACGCATGCAAGAGAAGCGGGAATAGGGGCGGGGGCTGCGGAGATGCAGCACTTCGCGCGAGAGCTTTTCCTGCTGTCGCGCCAGTGCGGGGCTGCCGGCCTCGATGAAGAATCCAAGGAGCTGTTTGCCCTCGCCAGAAAAGCCTCGGGAGAGGCGCGCGGTCGAGGATGGGATTTCGAATTGTATTCGTTCTTCGCCAATGTTGTTGGATGGAACAGAGCGGGGAAGCTGGCGTGTTTATCGGACAGATACCGGCGAGCGTAG
- a CDS encoding glycosyltransferase family 2 protein: MIDVSIIIPTYNRCGLLPQALESCRQQTRSNSLKLQIVVVDDCSTDGTRELLREYQEDVEAVFLTQNAAQSNARNAGLKAVSGKYVKFLDSDDVLVEGSLSREVSLAENDNADIVVSGWGAARIDRAGQTVPGTEKRWPAPNMEPLPDTVIWGRAAPTSSALYRRSYIADLEWDPDLSKLDDWDFFCRAALRMGKIVALDEVTYWMREHEGARITNSSSLLKNALEHHRILHKMEETLRERGELTAPRAHWMARYYYKELRVLSLHDRPSFERAVEHILMLDPTFIAGDAERTKYMRLLSRALGFRRANLFHSFVKRRIKRV; the protein is encoded by the coding sequence ATGATCGATGTTTCAATCATTATCCCCACGTACAATAGGTGCGGTCTGCTACCCCAGGCCTTAGAGTCTTGTCGTCAGCAAACGAGAAGCAACTCTCTGAAACTCCAAATCGTCGTCGTGGACGATTGTTCGACTGACGGAACGCGCGAGCTCTTGCGGGAGTATCAAGAAGACGTTGAGGCGGTCTTCCTTACTCAGAACGCTGCACAGTCGAATGCGCGTAATGCCGGGCTTAAGGCGGTCAGCGGCAAGTATGTGAAATTTCTCGACTCTGATGATGTTCTTGTAGAGGGCTCGCTATCTCGAGAGGTTTCTTTAGCGGAGAATGACAACGCGGACATAGTGGTTTCGGGTTGGGGAGCGGCAAGAATAGACCGCGCGGGTCAAACCGTGCCTGGTACAGAGAAGCGGTGGCCGGCCCCTAATATGGAGCCTCTGCCCGATACGGTGATATGGGGTCGCGCGGCGCCGACCTCTTCCGCGCTGTACAGGAGAAGCTACATCGCGGATTTGGAGTGGGACCCGGACCTGTCGAAGCTCGACGACTGGGATTTCTTTTGCCGGGCCGCTCTGCGCATGGGGAAGATTGTGGCCCTGGATGAAGTCACCTACTGGATGCGCGAACACGAGGGAGCTCGAATTACGAACTCATCATCGCTGCTAAAGAACGCGCTCGAGCATCACCGGATCCTCCACAAGATGGAGGAGACGCTGAGGGAACGTGGCGAGCTTACGGCGCCGCGTGCGCATTGGATGGCCAGGTACTACTACAAGGAGCTGCGAGTGCTGAGCCTCCATGACAGACCGTCATTTGAAAGAGCGGTTGAGCACATACTGATGCTTGACCCGACCTTCATTGCCGGAGATGCGGAGCGAACAAAATACATGCGGCTGTTGAGTAGAGCGCTGGGGTTTAGAAGAGCGAATCTCTTCCACTCATTCGTCAAACGTAGAATCAAGCGAGTTTGA
- a CDS encoding glycosyltransferase, translated as MTEQIEVSVVMSVYNGADHLRESVDSILSQEGVSLELIIVDDGSTDESDRISGEYADRDSRVRVVDQENQGLTRALINGCAAARGKYIARQDAGDVSMPGRLRKQLTCIKERPDASLVSCGTRFVGPQDEYLYDVTRNPCDATERLLTLDPAVIEGPSSHPSTMFPRAAYEAVGGYRSAFYFGQDLDLWIRLAEQGEHIVLPEVLYQAAVTVQSISGLYRREQVEIAKLILASAGLRRRSINDVGILNQVKLMKPSTKRQQDRLQRAKALYFIGSCLRKRRNPVAAHYFQQALRSNPFHVKSALRLLLG; from the coding sequence GTGACTGAGCAGATTGAGGTTTCCGTAGTGATGAGCGTCTACAACGGCGCGGATCATCTGCGTGAAAGCGTAGATAGCATTCTGTCCCAGGAAGGGGTATCGCTTGAGTTGATAATCGTGGACGACGGCTCGACGGATGAATCAGACCGAATCTCGGGAGAATATGCGGATCGAGATTCGCGAGTCAGAGTCGTTGATCAAGAGAACCAGGGGTTGACGCGCGCATTGATAAATGGGTGCGCGGCAGCGCGCGGAAAGTACATCGCCCGGCAAGACGCTGGTGACGTGTCTATGCCCGGAAGATTGAGAAAACAGCTCACATGTATCAAGGAGAGGCCGGATGCTTCATTGGTCTCCTGTGGGACAAGATTTGTCGGGCCGCAAGATGAATACCTTTACGATGTGACTCGGAATCCGTGCGACGCAACCGAACGGCTGCTAACGCTGGACCCGGCTGTCATCGAGGGACCATCAAGTCACCCAAGTACTATGTTTCCCAGGGCCGCTTACGAAGCGGTAGGAGGATATCGTTCGGCATTTTACTTCGGTCAAGATCTTGATCTGTGGATTCGGCTTGCCGAGCAGGGAGAGCATATTGTTTTGCCGGAGGTGTTATATCAAGCGGCCGTCACTGTGCAGTCGATAAGCGGACTCTACAGAAGGGAGCAGGTTGAAATAGCGAAGCTCATTCTCGCGAGCGCCGGACTACGCCGAAGGAGTATCAACGACGTCGGCATCTTGAACCAGGTGAAGCTAATGAAACCGTCGACTAAACGTCAGCAAGACAGACTTCAAAGGGCCAAGGCCCTCTATTTCATCGGGAGCTGTTTGAGGAAGCGCCGTAACCCGGTGGCTGCACATTATTTTCAGCAAGCGCTCAGATCAAATCCCTTCCACGTTAAGTCAGCGCTTCGGTTGCTACTCGGTTAA
- a CDS encoding class I SAM-dependent methyltransferase, producing the protein MNHRLPIICPKCLSRRVETALDDSLSCSRCASRFPVVASFPILLEDEEVRAQLASETPLGDTRVAFYQNDEEYLPNTGPESLFSSALASAAGNGPVLEIGSGRGAFRNIARDYVALDLSLSALRRNLAGHVGLCATADLIPLASASCRFVFSVQTLEHIPSTDRAFEEIDRVLAPGGVAYLAPAWHCRPWVADGIPVRSYRELAWKQRVVKMSIPIRNSVVFRGVASLPWRVWRRLTQAGAGPLRFARIRPNYEHFWMSDSDACASIDSHEAILFFERRGYEILNPRGGVASRLLFRAGPVIVRKMPSNKGTRNA; encoded by the coding sequence ATGAATCACAGGCTTCCAATCATTTGCCCGAAGTGCCTTTCGCGGCGGGTAGAGACGGCCCTCGACGATAGCCTGTCTTGCTCGCGCTGTGCTTCTAGATTTCCCGTCGTCGCCAGCTTTCCGATCCTTCTCGAGGACGAAGAGGTGCGAGCGCAGCTCGCCTCGGAGACGCCGCTTGGCGACACTCGCGTTGCTTTCTATCAAAACGATGAAGAATACCTTCCGAACACCGGCCCTGAATCGCTTTTTTCCTCAGCCCTCGCCTCAGCCGCAGGCAACGGTCCCGTACTGGAAATCGGCTCCGGTCGGGGAGCGTTCAGGAATATCGCACGCGACTACGTGGCGCTCGACCTTTCATTATCGGCCCTGCGCCGGAATCTCGCCGGGCATGTTGGACTCTGCGCGACTGCGGATTTGATTCCTCTCGCGTCGGCGTCGTGCCGGTTTGTCTTCTCGGTTCAGACACTGGAGCACATTCCATCGACCGATCGGGCGTTTGAAGAAATCGATCGCGTCCTCGCGCCCGGCGGCGTGGCCTACCTCGCACCAGCCTGGCATTGTCGGCCGTGGGTTGCGGACGGCATTCCGGTTCGTTCCTATCGCGAACTCGCGTGGAAGCAGCGAGTGGTCAAAATGTCTATCCCTATCCGGAACTCGGTGGTTTTCCGTGGCGTCGCGAGCCTCCCTTGGAGAGTGTGGAGGCGCCTGACACAAGCGGGAGCCGGGCCTCTGCGATTCGCCAGAATTCGCCCGAACTACGAGCACTTTTGGATGTCCGACTCAGATGCCTGCGCTTCGATCGACTCACACGAGGCGATACTGTTTTTTGAGCGACGAGGCTATGAGATCTTGAACCCCCGGGGTGGCGTCGCTTCCCGTCTTCTATTTCGCGCCGGCCCGGTCATCGTTCGCAAAATGCCCTCGAATAAAGGGACTCGCAACGCTTGA
- a CDS encoding glycosyltransferase family 4 protein: MKPRLAIVASHVIQYQAPLFQRLEASGEVDLTVFYCDSAGSEIYQDRDMKTTLAWDIPLLSGYHYETLRNYSPLGSLNGWGLVNFDLPRRLVKGDFDAVVFMGWGVVSYWLGFALCLFRRIPFFLYGDSSEIPRSHSIRQRVRDRVLRALFARTAGFLVSGRYNADYYQHYGGDETRFFFVPWAVDNDRFERQSRLNEAERIECRESYEITPEAIVILFSGKLLPRKGPMDLLEAFARMPNRERAVLMFVGDGVERERLERSRDTHSLTNVRITGFLNQSILPKIYGMSDVFVLPSYFDPRATVVNEAMAAGLACVVSDRIGPSGDIVRDGENGFVIPAGDIDTLSSRLNQLVAEPSLARRMGECSRAIIGRWSYREDVEGMVAAARFARSLNEKRSARE; encoded by the coding sequence ATGAAACCACGCCTCGCGATCGTCGCCTCGCACGTGATTCAGTACCAGGCTCCTCTGTTCCAGCGCCTAGAGGCAAGCGGTGAGGTTGATCTGACGGTTTTTTACTGCGACTCAGCCGGTAGTGAGATCTACCAAGATCGGGATATGAAAACGACTCTAGCATGGGACATTCCGTTGCTATCCGGCTACCATTACGAGACGCTCCGCAACTACTCACCACTCGGATCGCTCAACGGTTGGGGCTTGGTCAATTTTGATCTTCCCCGTCGGCTGGTTAAGGGGGATTTCGACGCCGTCGTGTTCATGGGATGGGGAGTTGTGAGCTATTGGCTCGGGTTCGCGCTATGTCTTTTTCGCCGGATCCCCTTTTTCCTTTACGGCGACAGTAGCGAAATCCCGCGCAGTCACTCTATCCGCCAGCGGGTTCGTGATCGAGTGCTCCGAGCCCTGTTCGCGAGGACAGCCGGGTTTCTAGTCTCGGGACGTTACAACGCCGACTATTATCAGCATTATGGGGGAGACGAGACCCGGTTCTTCTTCGTCCCCTGGGCGGTCGACAATGATCGCTTCGAGCGGCAAAGTCGCCTCAACGAAGCTGAGCGGATCGAATGCCGCGAATCTTATGAGATCACACCTGAGGCAATCGTCATCCTTTTTTCGGGAAAGCTTCTACCAAGAAAAGGGCCGATGGATCTGCTCGAGGCTTTCGCCCGCATGCCGAATCGGGAGCGCGCCGTCCTGATGTTTGTCGGCGACGGAGTCGAGCGGGAGCGCCTCGAGAGGTCCCGCGATACCCACTCGTTGACAAACGTTCGGATCACCGGGTTCCTCAATCAATCGATTCTCCCGAAGATCTATGGCATGAGTGATGTGTTCGTTCTACCTTCGTACTTCGATCCGCGCGCGACCGTCGTGAACGAAGCAATGGCGGCAGGCCTCGCCTGCGTCGTGTCAGATCGGATTGGTCCCAGCGGAGATATCGTCCGAGACGGTGAGAACGGTTTCGTGATCCCGGCCGGAGACATTGACACGCTGTCGTCGCGCCTAAACCAGCTTGTGGCGGAGCCGTCGCTTGCGCGGAGGATGGGAGAATGCTCGCGCGCGATCATCGGACGTTGGAGCTACCGAGAGGACGTCGAGGGGATGGTTGCGGCTGCTCGTTTTGCGAGATCGCTCAATGAGAAAAGGAGCGCACGAGAGTGA
- a CDS encoding glycosyltransferase family A protein, giving the protein MRSAPPSISIVVPTYRREKVLLDTIDYLVRLDPGAVEVLVVDQTEEHSSETAVALSELASTGMIRWVRLSQPSIPHAMNVGLIEAKQDVVLFLDDDVIPSANLIGAHARAHQNGWNIVAGQVLQPGEEPDLESGTSNTFRFCSCTSRLITEVMGGNFSTKRKLALKVGGFDENFVHAAYRFEADFAARALAAGERIYFEPEASIRHLKATMGGTRSYGNYLTTIKPSHAVGDYYYLLRAKQVHRRVLKMLWRPLRAVRTKHHLRHPWWIPGTLIAELWGFLWAVALAARGPRLIGTDDRRRRTVDR; this is encoded by the coding sequence GTGAGATCTGCGCCTCCTTCGATTTCGATTGTGGTACCGACTTACCGGCGAGAGAAAGTCTTATTGGATACGATCGACTATCTTGTGAGGCTCGACCCGGGCGCGGTCGAGGTACTTGTCGTTGATCAGACGGAGGAGCACTCATCCGAGACCGCTGTTGCGCTGAGCGAGCTAGCGAGTACAGGAATGATTCGGTGGGTGCGTCTCTCGCAGCCTTCGATACCGCACGCGATGAACGTCGGCTTGATTGAAGCGAAACAGGACGTGGTCCTATTCCTGGATGATGACGTGATTCCGAGCGCCAACCTGATCGGGGCGCACGCACGAGCTCACCAGAATGGTTGGAACATTGTAGCGGGACAGGTCCTGCAACCAGGGGAAGAACCGGATCTAGAGTCGGGCACCTCGAATACGTTTCGGTTTTGCTCTTGTACCTCTAGATTAATCACGGAAGTGATGGGTGGGAACTTCTCAACAAAACGAAAGTTGGCGCTAAAGGTCGGAGGGTTTGATGAGAATTTCGTGCATGCAGCCTATCGCTTTGAAGCTGATTTCGCGGCGCGTGCCCTCGCGGCCGGCGAGAGGATTTACTTTGAGCCCGAGGCGAGCATTCGCCACCTGAAAGCAACCATGGGTGGAACTCGTTCGTACGGCAATTACCTTACCACTATCAAGCCAAGCCACGCGGTCGGCGACTACTATTACTTGCTTCGCGCGAAACAAGTCCATCGCCGCGTACTGAAGATGCTTTGGCGGCCCTTGCGAGCAGTTAGAACCAAACATCACCTCAGACATCCTTGGTGGATCCCAGGAACGCTAATCGCCGAACTCTGGGGCTTCTTATGGGCGGTCGCTCTAGCGGCCAGAGGTCCGCGTCTGATCGGGACGGATGACCGACGACGGAGGACCGTAGACCGATGA